The Halioglobus maricola genome segment CCTGCAGGACATCGCTGTCACCGTAACCGCATTCAGTGAAGACACCATCCTGGAAGCCAATATTCGCGATGCCGGCGATGTGGCGATTTTGACCCCCTCTCTGAACATCAACGCCAATATCAGCCCGTTCAGCACCCGGGTCACAATACGTGGCATCGGCACGACTGGCTCCACCTTCCTTGAGCCCTCCGTGGGCACATTTGTCGATGGGGTCTATCTCAATCGCTCCGGATTGGCGGTATCAGATCTGGTGGATATAGAACGCATCGAGGTCCTCCAAGGGCCACAAGGCACCTTGTACGGCAAGAACACCAACGCCGGCGCCATCAGCATTACCACCAAGTCTCCCAATTTCGAGGAGACTGAAGGACACCTGGAAGCCACGGCAGGAAACTATTCCATGCAGCGCTTCACCGGCTCAGCGTCTGGCCCTATCGCCGAGAATCTGGCCTATCGCATTGCCGGCAATTACCACGAGCGAGACGGCTATCTCGAGAACCTCGCGGGCCCGGATCTCAACGACGCTGATGAATGGAACGTTGTCGGCAAGGTGGCCTGGGAGCCTACTGACGAACTCGCTATTCTGCTCAAAGCGAGCAGAGTGGAACGCGACATGAATTGCTGTTCGCCAGACTCAGTTCACGACCCCCTAGCTGACCAGGCGATCATCGACCGCGGACAGCCACCCCTGGGAGATGATCCGTTCGATCACAAAACCTCCCAGGACGTACCCAGCCCCTTCGAGCAAGAGGCCACCGCAGCATCACTGCACATTGACTATGACGCAGACTGGGGGAAGATCGAGTCCATCACTGCGTGGGATGACTATGAAGTTGAGTCCTCCCAGGAAGCCAGCCGCTCTGTCTTGGATACAACCTGGCTGGACCAGCCCCAGTCGGGTGACAGCTTCTCCCAGGAATTGCGCTTCAGTAACAGCACCGACAACGTCGACTATATGGCAGGCGTATATTACTTCGAACAGGAAACCCGTGAGTTTGAAGGAGAGCTGTCCTCCGTAATCGGCTCTGACGTAGCGATCGGCGCACAGATATTTGGCCCACAACTGCCGCTGATCGTCGCCCCCGGAGATTACAGCTATCAGGACAGCGTTTTCGAAACAGAAACCATGGCCGTGTTCGGCCGCGCGACCTGGCATGTCGGTGATAACTGGCACCTCACCGGCGGATTGCGATGGAGCGACGAGGAAAAAGACGCAGACCTGTTTGTGGATGTGACATCGACAGCACTCACGGCACAGGACCCAGAGAACATTCCGCCCGCGATACTCGCATTGCTGGCACAACAGGGTATATTCCCTCCTTTCTCACTCCTGTCCTCAGCGCGCCCGGAGATTGATGAGTCTTTCAATCGCAGCAGTGACAACGTCGACTGGCTGGCAAGCGCGAGCTACGACCTGAATTTCGACACCCTGCTTTTTGCCAGCGCCTCTACAGGCACAAAGTCCGGTGGATTCAACGGGGTTGCCGGTGAATCCGAAGACCGGGAGTTCGACGACGAATCAACTACCAGCTACGAGTTAGGCATCAAGACAACCCTGATGGACTCGCGTCTGCGGATCAACTCCACCCTATTCTTCACCCAGATAGAAGACATGCAGACCAACCAGCAGGCAGCAAGCGGCCTGGGGCAGTTCACATCCAACCAGGGCGAGGCTGAAGTCGCGGGCCTGGATTTCCAGATGGATGCCCTGCCATTGCAGAATCTGACAGTGACCTTTGGCCTGCAGTATCTGGACAAGTATGAATTTACCGGTGGGCCAGACAAGGGTCTGGATCTGGCCTATGCGGCAGAACTCAGTGGCAGTCTCGCGGCAACGCTTGTCTTCCCCCTGGCGGACGGCGGCGTATATCTGCGCGGTGACTACAGCTTCATGGATGACCACACGACAAATCCAGCCCCGGCTGCACAACTGGAAGACAAGGACGTACAGGACCGACAGAACCTGAACATGGTCCTGGGCTGGCGCAATGACAATTGGAACCTTAGCGTGTGGGGCAAAAACCTGACCGACGAAGAGTATGCGGTGCAGACACTTGTGCCCTACCCCATCACCGACATGGACGCCTACTTTCTCGCCCCACCAAGAACCTACGGTGCAACCCTGCGCTACGACTTCTAAATAGCGGGGCAAAAAAAGGGGGCAGGCCACGATTTCTGAACATTCGAAATCGTGGCCTGCCCCCTTTTAGTTTTTCTTCTAGCCGGTCAGTTCACGAATGGTGAGCTTGGCCAACTGGGACATGTGCACTTCGTCTGGGCCATCGGCGATACGGCAAAAACGTGCATGAGTAAACACATCGGGAATCATGGTGTCCTGGCAGACGCCCATACCACCAAACACCTGCATGGCACGATCGGCCACATTCTGGGCCATCTGCGGCCCGACAATCTTGACCATGGAAATATAGGGCATGGCAGCTTTAACGCCTTCTCTGTCCATCACCTCGGCCGCTTGTAGCACCAGCAGGCGGGCCTGCTCAATGTCACAGCGACAGCGTGCTATTTCATGCTGGACGCTGGTTTTCTTGCTGAGCTTTTCGCCAAAGGCGACGCGCTCTTCTGCGCGTGCGCACATTAACTCGAGGCAACGTTGCGCTGCGCCCACAAGCGTCATGGCGTACTGAAAACGGCCTGGCCCAAGGCGGCCCTGGGCAATTTCAAAACCACAGCCCTCCCCCTTGATCATATTGCTTACAGGCACTCGCACATCTTCAAACAGGAATTCCGCCTCACCACCGGGCGAATGGTAGCTGTCGAACACCCGCAGCGGACGCACCAGTGTAATCCCCGGTGTGTCGCGCGGCACCAAAATAGTGGAGTGCCGACGATGACGTTCAGCCTCTGGATTGGACAGTCCCATCACCAACATGATTTTGCAGCGCTCCTGTACAGCATTGGTGGTCCACCACTTGCGCCCATTGAGCACGTATTCGTCGCCATCCCGCTTAATTTCCAGCTCCATATTGGTGGCATCAGAAGATGCCACTTGAGGCTCGGTCATCGCATAGGCGGAACGAATCTCTCCGGCAAGCAATGGCTCCAACCACTGCTCCTGCTGCTCTGCCGTACCGTACTTTGCCAGCACTTCCATATTGCCGCGATCAGGTGCATTGCAGTTGAAAACCGCCTGGGCCCACATGACCTTGCTCATGGTTTCAAACAGTGGGGCAATTTCGATATTGGTTAGACCCGGGCTCCAGGGCTGGTACTCGTGTGGAAGAAACAGGTTCCACAAGCCTTCGGCTTTGGCTTTTTCGCGCAGGCCATCAAACCAGTCAGGCACCTGCCACTGATTATCCTGGTTCAGGGTGAATTCATTCCAATCGTGCTCACGAGGATAGATGTGTTCCTGCATGAACGCTTCCAGCCGGGTGTTAATCTCCCGAACTTTGTCGCTTACTTCAAATCCCATTGTCTTGCTCCTTTTGCAAAATTCTCTAAGCCCAGATCTCGAGGTTGTCCGAGCGGGTGATTCGACGGTCCAGGGTGGTATTGAGGATCGCGGACATGCTGCAGGCATCGAGCATTTCGTCCACTGTGGTGCGGTCTGCGCTATCAAGCTGTGCGTAAATATCCTGCACACGCTGCAGCAAATAGAAACGGTAGGGCTGCGCCAGCGCCGCGATAGTTTCGCCGCGGACTGTGAATTCGGCAGTTCCCATCGCCTGCGCGAGGCGCCCCACTGCGGGTGCGCCGGCCTCGGGCTGATTCTCAGCCAACCAGGTGTTGATGAATTTTGCGGCGGCCTGGGTTTCCGGCACAAAATCTTCTGCCAGCACCCGCAGCACCGCTAGTAGCGTTTCCGGCACTTCATCGTCCGCCAGTAACTCAGACCCGGCGTTGAAATACTCCGGGGCATCCTGGTCAGGCCGGTTCATCCGCTCCACCCAGCGGTAAACGCGCGTGGCGCGCTGCTGCATCATTCGCGCGGGATGGGGGTCGCGGCCAAGGTGAGCGTACATCGGCGCAAGTAGTCCAAAGTCACCAACACAGGGCCGCCAACCCAGCAAATAGGGATACTGCTCAAAGTGCGCGTTCAAGGCCTGAATATATTCAAGATAAAGATTCTCGACCACGTCCCGGCTCTGGTCCGTGACACCAAAAATCATTGCAGCGTGACGCATGCGATTCATCATGGCCTCGGTTTTTTCCTCACGCTGGGGCGTATCCCGTTGTGAGTACAGGAAGTGATAGCGAACAAAATCAAGGTTGTCCTGTGGAAAGTTCCAGCGATAGTGCATGGCCGGGCGCAATAAGCCATCGGTACCTACCACATCAAACAGCGCGCTGATAATCTGCTGGCGAGGGCCCGCCGGCTGGGACGGCCGACCATTGGCCGCCTCGAAGTGTTCGATGATTGCAGCCCCGTCACGTATCACGTCACCGGACGGCGTGACCAAGGTAGGAATGGTGGCCAGTTTACCCTTGGGGAGCACTTCAGCTTTGAAGCTCTCGTGACCCGTGGACAGCTCCTGAAAGGGAATACCTTGCTTGATTAGATAGGAACGAGCCCGCCCTGAATACAGTGAATGGGTGATCGCATATAGCCTGTGGGTATCGGTCATGCTTGATTATTCCTTCTCATACGGTAAGCCACATAAAATGGGGTAAGTACCAGCAGTGTCAACAAAAACAACAGGAAGCCCTCCCGATACTGTTGCTGCAGGGTATTGGCTACCAGCTGGCGAATCTGCGTATAGCCCGCAGGCAATGGCAAAACACCGTTATCACGCGCATAGCGCTGGTAGCGGCTGAGCATGCGCTGAAACACCACCGGCTCGTCAGCGGCAAGGTCTACTACCTCACCGGGATCCACGGCGATATTGAACAGGCGCCACTGCCCATCACCCAAGGGCGGCTGGTTCACCACCAGTTTGTAATCACCCTGGAACAAAGCCGCATGCCCTGTCAGTTCATAGCCGATGGCATCATTCTCGCCGTAAACACGCTCCACATCACCCTCAAGCAAGGGGCTGAGGTCCCGGCCTATCATCGGCAGCACCGGCTTACCGGCATAGCGAGTACCGGGGGGCTCGACACCGGCCAAAGACAGAATCGTAGGCGTAATATCCGTGGCCCACGCGAGCGCCTGGCTCAATACCTGCTTCCGCGGCAGGGGTTCACCGGCAATGATCAGCGGGACCCGCATGCCTCCCTCCCCCGTGTAAAATTTGTAAAAAGACAGTGGGCTTGCAGCAGCGCTGGCAAAGCTGGGGCTGATCGTGTTGTAACTACCCTTGAGGCCCAGACGTTCATAATCGGTGTGATAGCCCATTCGGGCCGGCCCCAGCCTGGCGGGAAATGCCTGCGGGTCTGCAGGGCCACTACCCTCACTACCGTTGTCCGAGGTAAAAACAAAAATCGTGTTTTCAAACTGTCCGCTTGATTTGAGATACGCCACCAGGCGGCCGATGTGGAAATCCATGGCTTCTATCATGGCACCATACACCGCCATACGTTTGGCCTCGTAGCGCTTGCGCTCCTCTTCCAGGGCGTCCCAGTCGCCCGTTGTCGACATGTGGGTCATCGCAATATCCGCCGGCACCAACCCCAACTCGATCGCGCGCTGCATGCGCTGCTGTCGCAGCACGTCCCAGCCGGCGTCATATACCCCCATATAGCGGTCGATAAATTCCTGCGGGGCCTGCACAGGCATATGCACCGCCATAAATGGCACATAGGCGAAGAATGGCTGGCCGTCATTGATATTGCTGTCGATAAACTCAATGGTTTTGTCGATCAGAAACCGGGAAGAGTAGAAATCGTCCGGCAGCGTATAACGCTCGCCATCCGCGAACCAGTTGGCCTCGTCATAGAGAGGCAGGTAAGGGCGCTGTTCCCAGTTGTCAGCACCGGAATCCATCATCGCTACCGTGCGCTGGAAGCCGCGCTTGCTGGGGAGTTTTTCCGGGCTTGAACCCAGATGCCACTTGCCCGCCATATAGGTGTGATAGCCGGAATCCTCGAGCAGCGTAGCCACAGTGACCACGTTGTCGCCCAACACCCCCTGGTAGTGCGCGTGGGCGCGCTGCTCCGGCGCAAGCATCTCTGGGATATTGGGTACCCCCGCCAGATGATTATCCACGCCGGTCAACAACATGGCGCGAGCCGGCGCACAGTTGGCAGCGGTGTGATAATTACTGAAGCGCACCCCCTGCTCCGCCAACGCTGTAAGCGTTGGGGTATTGACCTCACTGCCGTAAGGGGCGATATCGGTAAAGCCCAGGTCATCGGCGAGAATAAATACGATATTCGGACGGCTTGCTGGCTCAGATGAATTCTCGACAGATTGCTCCACATTCTGCGCGAATGCGGTCGCCGCTATGACCAGTGAACCAACCAACAACATCAACCGTGCAACGGCAAAACTCACTGGCTCAATCCGTTTCAGGCAGACGCCGGGAAGCGACAAGCAGAATGATAGAAACAATCACTTCAGGGCCAATCAGATCCAGCGCCAATGTCGCGTCATGGAACATCCAGGCCACAATACGTCCAACGGCGGTGATCGTCAGCAGCATGATGCCCGGGTAATACCAGATGCGACGACGGCTGATCAGCGCAATCAGCATGCA includes the following:
- a CDS encoding TonB-dependent receptor, translating into MSKLKPLVSGLALAIYGAGAFGQTATLEEVIVTATKKAESLQDIAVTVTAFSEDTILEANIRDAGDVAILTPSLNINANISPFSTRVTIRGIGTTGSTFLEPSVGTFVDGVYLNRSGLAVSDLVDIERIEVLQGPQGTLYGKNTNAGAISITTKSPNFEETEGHLEATAGNYSMQRFTGSASGPIAENLAYRIAGNYHERDGYLENLAGPDLNDADEWNVVGKVAWEPTDELAILLKASRVERDMNCCSPDSVHDPLADQAIIDRGQPPLGDDPFDHKTSQDVPSPFEQEATAASLHIDYDADWGKIESITAWDDYEVESSQEASRSVLDTTWLDQPQSGDSFSQELRFSNSTDNVDYMAGVYYFEQETREFEGELSSVIGSDVAIGAQIFGPQLPLIVAPGDYSYQDSVFETETMAVFGRATWHVGDNWHLTGGLRWSDEEKDADLFVDVTSTALTAQDPENIPPAILALLAQQGIFPPFSLLSSARPEIDESFNRSSDNVDWLASASYDLNFDTLLFASASTGTKSGGFNGVAGESEDREFDDESTTSYELGIKTTLMDSRLRINSTLFFTQIEDMQTNQQAASGLGQFTSNQGEAEVAGLDFQMDALPLQNLTVTFGLQYLDKYEFTGGPDKGLDLAYAAELSGSLAATLVFPLADGGVYLRGDYSFMDDHTTNPAPAAQLEDKDVQDRQNLNMVLGWRNDNWNLSVWGKNLTDEEYAVQTLVPYPITDMDAYFLAPPRTYGATLRYDF
- a CDS encoding acyl-CoA dehydrogenase family protein; its protein translation is MGFEVSDKVREINTRLEAFMQEHIYPREHDWNEFTLNQDNQWQVPDWFDGLREKAKAEGLWNLFLPHEYQPWSPGLTNIEIAPLFETMSKVMWAQAVFNCNAPDRGNMEVLAKYGTAEQQEQWLEPLLAGEIRSAYAMTEPQVASSDATNMELEIKRDGDEYVLNGRKWWTTNAVQERCKIMLVMGLSNPEAERHRRHSTILVPRDTPGITLVRPLRVFDSYHSPGGEAEFLFEDVRVPVSNMIKGEGCGFEIAQGRLGPGRFQYAMTLVGAAQRCLELMCARAEERVAFGEKLSKKTSVQHEIARCRCDIEQARLLVLQAAEVMDREGVKAAMPYISMVKIVGPQMAQNVADRAMQVFGGMGVCQDTMIPDVFTHARFCRIADGPDEVHMSQLAKLTIRELTG
- a CDS encoding glutathione S-transferase N-terminal domain-containing protein yields the protein MTDTHRLYAITHSLYSGRARSYLIKQGIPFQELSTGHESFKAEVLPKGKLATIPTLVTPSGDVIRDGAAIIEHFEAANGRPSQPAGPRQQIISALFDVVGTDGLLRPAMHYRWNFPQDNLDFVRYHFLYSQRDTPQREEKTEAMMNRMRHAAMIFGVTDQSRDVVENLYLEYIQALNAHFEQYPYLLGWRPCVGDFGLLAPMYAHLGRDPHPARMMQQRATRVYRWVERMNRPDQDAPEYFNAGSELLADDEVPETLLAVLRVLAEDFVPETQAAAKFINTWLAENQPEAGAPAVGRLAQAMGTAEFTVRGETIAALAQPYRFYLLQRVQDIYAQLDSADRTTVDEMLDACSMSAILNTTLDRRITRSDNLEIWA
- a CDS encoding arylsulfatase yields the protein MSFAVARLMLLVGSLVIAATAFAQNVEQSVENSSEPASRPNIVFILADDLGFTDIAPYGSEVNTPTLTALAEQGVRFSNYHTAANCAPARAMLLTGVDNHLAGVPNIPEMLAPEQRAHAHYQGVLGDNVVTVATLLEDSGYHTYMAGKWHLGSSPEKLPSKRGFQRTVAMMDSGADNWEQRPYLPLYDEANWFADGERYTLPDDFYSSRFLIDKTIEFIDSNINDGQPFFAYVPFMAVHMPVQAPQEFIDRYMGVYDAGWDVLRQQRMQRAIELGLVPADIAMTHMSTTGDWDALEEERKRYEAKRMAVYGAMIEAMDFHIGRLVAYLKSSGQFENTIFVFTSDNGSEGSGPADPQAFPARLGPARMGYHTDYERLGLKGSYNTISPSFASAAASPLSFYKFYTGEGGMRVPLIIAGEPLPRKQVLSQALAWATDITPTILSLAGVEPPGTRYAGKPVLPMIGRDLSPLLEGDVERVYGENDAIGYELTGHAALFQGDYKLVVNQPPLGDGQWRLFNIAVDPGEVVDLAADEPVVFQRMLSRYQRYARDNGVLPLPAGYTQIRQLVANTLQQQYREGFLLFLLTLLVLTPFYVAYRMRRNNQA